From Agrobacterium tumefaciens, a single genomic window includes:
- a CDS encoding ABC transporter ATP-binding protein, whose product MTLILTDITKSYLTAEGPTQILRGVDLRLNSAESLALTGESGSGKSTLLHLVGGLDKPDGGTIVVNGREIAHLDDTGRANYRRVDVGVVFQQFNLIPSLNVAANVSFHAKLAGRFDPAWERELVQALGIDPFLKRYPEQLSGGQQQRVAIARTLAARPALVLADEPTGNLDEVTADIVIDVMLDLTKNAGMALLLVTHSSRVADKLDRRVLLHGGKVVA is encoded by the coding sequence ATGACCCTGATACTGACCGATATCACCAAATCCTATTTAACGGCGGAAGGTCCGACGCAGATATTGCGTGGTGTTGATCTTCGCCTGAATTCGGCCGAAAGCCTTGCACTGACCGGCGAGTCCGGCAGTGGCAAAAGCACTTTGCTCCATCTTGTCGGAGGCCTCGACAAACCCGATGGCGGCACGATTGTTGTGAATGGGCGTGAGATCGCCCACTTGGATGATACCGGCCGTGCCAATTATCGCCGCGTTGATGTCGGCGTCGTCTTCCAGCAATTCAATCTGATCCCAAGCCTCAACGTTGCCGCGAATGTCTCTTTCCATGCCAAGCTTGCCGGTCGTTTTGATCCCGCCTGGGAACGTGAACTGGTTCAGGCGCTCGGCATTGACCCGTTCCTGAAACGTTATCCGGAACAGCTTTCCGGTGGTCAGCAACAGCGGGTCGCGATTGCCCGCACACTCGCGGCAAGACCTGCGCTGGTACTCGCTGACGAACCGACCGGTAATCTTGACGAAGTGACGGCTGATATCGTTATCGACGTCATGCTTGACCTCACCAAGAACGCTGGAATGGCGCTTCTTCTTGTTACACATTCGAGCCGCGTGGCCGACAAGCTCGATCGCCGCGTCCTGCTGCATGGCGGAAAGGTGGTGGCATGA
- a CDS encoding HAMP domain-containing protein: MNIRGKIYSIVAVMALTALTIGTISFYTLSVYDARVDRLENSANRALNGEALNKLVTAVVMDLRGTYAATSVEEAKPFADGALASLAKMNTLLDAWEPLVPEEQKKDFSELREKATAFTRFRTETARIAVTEGPAASNIHGNTEENRANRKHYQKEIDDVVNQNQAKLAEISSDLQAFQSSVLVIMAAVTIIGLAGGGAIAFYIATHQISNPIRTVTSVMKTLAAGDFRADVPFLQRSDEIGEMAAAVEVFKQNGLEVQRMNAQEAAMRQKSDSLQQGMAVVVTSAAAGDFSRRVGTSYGDDALDQFAANINTLVQSVETGVDETNRVVRLLADGDLTQTMTGEFKGVFQQLQQNVNNTIASLQETVGEIRTASDTLNANSEELRTSSDSLSKRTEQQAAALEESSAALDEITTVVRQSTDRAHEATRIVSEAKDRAGKSSDVVGRAITAMAEIKHASDEIAQITNVIDEIAFQTNLLALNAGVEAARAGEAGKGFAVVAQEVRELAQRSAVAAKDIKVLISRSATSVQSGVTLVEDTGGALTEIIDYVAQINDRIHSIATASQEQATALAEVNTAVNQMDQVTQQNAAMVEETSASTHKLSAEAAGLSQLVGRFKVANQARPAPVVVVSQQRQPKPRYAMTSGANALDMSEWQEF, translated from the coding sequence ATGAACATTCGTGGCAAGATCTATTCGATCGTCGCGGTGATGGCGCTGACTGCGCTCACCATCGGCACCATCAGTTTTTACACCCTCAGCGTTTACGACGCCCGGGTTGATCGGCTTGAAAATTCAGCCAATCGTGCGCTGAACGGCGAAGCGCTCAACAAGCTTGTCACGGCGGTCGTCATGGACCTTCGCGGCACGTATGCCGCAACCTCAGTCGAAGAGGCAAAGCCGTTTGCGGATGGTGCGCTCGCATCGCTGGCCAAGATGAACACGCTGCTTGATGCCTGGGAGCCTCTGGTTCCTGAAGAGCAGAAAAAGGACTTTTCGGAGCTGCGTGAGAAAGCGACGGCATTTACCCGCTTCCGGACAGAGACGGCACGCATCGCCGTAACTGAGGGGCCAGCGGCCTCGAACATTCACGGCAACACCGAAGAAAATCGCGCCAACAGAAAGCATTATCAGAAAGAAATCGACGACGTCGTTAATCAGAACCAGGCGAAGCTTGCTGAAATCAGTTCCGACCTCCAGGCGTTTCAGTCCAGCGTACTGGTCATTATGGCCGCCGTCACAATCATCGGGCTTGCTGGCGGCGGAGCGATCGCGTTCTACATCGCCACGCATCAGATCAGCAATCCTATAAGAACTGTAACAAGCGTCATGAAGACTTTGGCCGCTGGCGACTTCCGCGCGGACGTACCGTTTTTGCAGCGCTCAGACGAAATCGGTGAAATGGCAGCGGCAGTCGAGGTCTTCAAGCAGAACGGCCTTGAGGTGCAGCGCATGAACGCCCAGGAAGCGGCGATGCGACAGAAGAGCGACAGCCTGCAGCAGGGGATGGCTGTGGTCGTGACCTCTGCTGCAGCCGGCGATTTTTCAAGAAGAGTGGGAACAAGCTATGGTGATGACGCTCTTGACCAGTTTGCCGCCAATATCAACACACTCGTGCAGTCGGTTGAAACCGGCGTAGACGAGACCAACCGGGTCGTTCGCCTCCTGGCTGACGGTGATCTCACCCAGACGATGACGGGCGAGTTCAAGGGCGTGTTCCAGCAGCTTCAGCAAAACGTCAACAACACGATTGCGAGCCTTCAGGAAACCGTGGGCGAAATTCGCACCGCAAGTGATACGTTGAACGCGAACAGCGAAGAGCTTCGTACGTCTTCGGATAGCCTTTCCAAGCGAACCGAGCAGCAGGCCGCGGCGCTTGAAGAATCTTCCGCAGCTCTAGACGAAATCACGACAGTGGTGCGGCAATCGACCGATCGTGCTCACGAAGCAACCAGGATTGTGTCGGAAGCCAAGGACCGCGCCGGGAAGTCCTCGGATGTCGTTGGTCGTGCCATCACCGCCATGGCGGAAATCAAGCATGCCTCCGACGAAATTGCTCAGATCACCAATGTTATCGATGAAATTGCCTTTCAGACCAACCTCCTTGCCTTGAATGCCGGTGTTGAAGCCGCTCGTGCGGGTGAGGCCGGTAAAGGGTTTGCGGTTGTCGCCCAGGAAGTACGGGAACTGGCGCAGCGTTCGGCCGTGGCAGCCAAGGATATCAAGGTTCTGATCAGCCGCTCCGCCACCAGCGTTCAGTCTGGTGTCACGCTTGTTGAGGACACCGGCGGCGCTTTGACCGAAATCATTGACTACGTTGCCCAGATCAATGATCGCATCCACTCTATTGCGACAGCATCGCAGGAACAGGCGACTGCACTTGCCGAGGTGAACACGGCCGTCAACCAGATGGACCAGGTCACGCAGCAGAATGCAGCCATGGTTGAGGAGACCTCGGCCTCCACGCACAAGCTTTCGGCAGAAGCGGCTGGCCTCTCGCAGCTTGTCGGCCGGTTCAAAGTCGCCAACCAGGCACGTCCGGCACCAGTGGTGGTCGTCTCGCAGCAACGTCAGCCCAAGCCCCGCTATGCCATGACGTCAGGTGCCAATGCACTCGACATGAGTGAATGGCAGGAATTCTGA